In Candidatus Neomarinimicrobiota bacterium, the genomic window GTGATTTCCTGGGGGTTTAATCCATATTTTGCAAAATCTGGTGGGGAGTAGAAGACTTCCGAATAGCGAATATTCGTGCGCGATAGTTCTCGGGCAACTGCCTCTGCCATGAGTGTAAAGTCATCATATTCACGAATAAACTGGTTCTTCCAGATCCAGGTCTCAATGAAATGTGGGAAGTCAGTATACCTGAACTTTTCTTTAAGTGCGTCAATATCTGCAACAGATTGATCCCCACCATACTTTTTTACCAGCTCCCACATCGTAGATAGAGGAATGGCACCTTCAAGATGCAGGTGAAGCTCAATTTTAGGTATGCTATGGAACCACTTCAAATCTGTTTGAGATTGCACTTTTTCAAATCCTCCAGATGTAATAATCTCTTTAGTGGCAGATGATCATGCCAGGTAGGGTGGTGTGTAATGTATGAAATGAATTGAAGCATGTCACATTCGATTTCTTTTTTTTGACTCCCTTGCCTATTCAAATTAATACGAAACAGCCCTGGAAACCTTAGTTCTATATATCTTAATCCAGGGCTACAAAACACAAACTTAGCTCGGAATCCAGGGGTCTATTTTCAAGAATAAATGTCTTTTGTCGAAAAGTCTCCAAAAATATAGTGCTTGATTAGAATTCAAAAACCATGGCAAGCGTCTCGTGAAAATTTATATTTGACTATCACCAAATGATATCAGTAAGGGGGATCTTATGGGTCAAGTCATGCTTTATAGTCAGCGACAAGTCGCATTAGCTGCATTTATTGGAACACCGGCAGCATCTGCCATTTTAATGGCACGCAATTTTCGCCGGTTTGGCAAACCTGAAAAAAGTAAAACAACTATCGCTATAGGAATCGTTGTCATGCTGCTCGAGGTACTTGTAGCAGTGTTTCTTCCTAATGGTCCATTTCTTGGAATTATACCTTTCCTTGCTGTGGCAACTGTCCAAATCTGGTATGGCAAAACCCAGAAGGACACCTATCTACAAATGCTTGAGCAAGAGGCTAACAAAGCAGGATCAAGTGAGGTCATTGGAATGGGTCTGATCTGGCTGATTCCCATCTGTGCATTGCTGCTCATCTTAAATACCATATTTCCAGATAACACCGTCACAAGCAATGACCCTTTTGCAGAAAACACTGATATGTTGATTCAGTGTGCACAGAAAGGTCAGCTCTTAAAACTCAGGTTTGAGTATTTTAAAAGAAAGCAATTTGGTGAGATTGAAAATAATGTGCTTGAAAAGGCACTAGCAGAAGCTATCCAAAACAATCATTTTGAAGTGTGTAAGTATCTACTTGCAAAAGAAGTCAATGTTAATAATAAAACCTACCACATGGAAACACCCCTGAATTTGGCGATCTGGAAAGCCGATGACATTATTGTGAACTACCTTTTAGAGCAGGGTGCGGATGTGAATCTCGCTGGCTACCAAGAGGCAACGGCTCTCCAGTGGGCTGCCGAACAAGGTAGAATATCAGTTGTGAAGGATCTTCTTGACCGAGGGGCACAGATTAATAGTCGTAATTTTAGTTATGCCTTTCAGGATGATCTGGATCCTGACACAGAGCTGAATATTGTGAAACTTTTCCTGGATCATGGTATTCAAACCGAGGATATATCTATTCATAGTGCCATCGGTAGGGGACGCCGGATTGAAATCCTGAAACTCTTCCTCGAGCGTGGCGCTGACCCCAATTCACGTGATGGTTTCTGGAAACCCGTTTTGCATGAAGCAGTCCAGTATGGCTCACTTGAGCAGGTAAAGGTACTCCTTGAAGCCGGTGCAGATACTGAAGCTATTTTTAAGTATGAAACACCCTTGGACCTCGCCATTAAAAAAGGGAGAAAGGATGTTGAAGATTTATTGAGAGCGTATGGGACAAAATGAAGACGATAACATCATTTTAGTGAAAGAAAATATAAAGTAAAATAACTTCATATTAATAGTTGGAAAAAGACCATATTCCCTATTAGGGATTAGATTGCTAATCGTAGCCCCCAATCGGGGGCGTAGATTAGTACGCCCGGCCAGCCTACGCTTTTCAAGCTTCGGCCTGGCAGGCAGGAGTGGCTGTGCCTCCGCACTACGTGCTGCGCTCGCCTTCCTCCGATACACTTCGGTTCGAACGCTACTTATCCTGCATGCCGCAGGTATATGGTTTGGATGTACGCCCGGCAGGAGTCGAACCTGCGGCCTTCGGTACCGGAAACCGACGCTCTATCCAGCTGAGCTACGGGCGCGAATATGGCAGGGCAAGGTATACTCAGCCTCTCCCCTTGTAAATCTATTTCAGACTGTTCTCAGCCGATTTAACCGTGTTTGAGAGCAACATGGCGATGGTCATGGGACCCACACCACCTGGAACAGGCGTGATGGCAGCGCATTTTCCTGAAACATTTGCGAAATCAACATCGCCAACCAGACGATATCCCTTTTCAGTACTATTATCATCAACCCGATTAATCCCCACATCAATCACAACTACACCTTCTTTGACCATGTCCTCAGTGATAAATTCTGGGACACCAGCTGCAGCAATCAGAATATCAGCCTGACGTGTGTGCACACCCATATCAGGTGTCCTGGTATGAACCAATGTCACGGTGGCATTTCCCAGATCCTTTTTCTGAATCATGAGATTGGCCATGGGTTTACCCACAATGTTTGAACGACCGACTACTACAACATGCTTGCCAGAAGTTTCAATCTTATAATACTTCATGATTTCAAGAATTCCAGCCGGTGTGCAGGAGACAAATCCATCTAAATCCAACACCAGCTTACCTACACTTACAGGATGGAAACCATCAACGTCTTTGTTGGGATCAATGGTCTCAATGATCATCTGTGAATCAATATGCTTAGGAAGTGGCAATTGAACCAGAATGCC contains:
- the folD gene encoding bifunctional methylenetetrahydrofolate dehydrogenase/methenyltetrahydrofolate cyclohydrolase FolD, whose product is MPNSPLILSGKEVSLAVKSDLKGRIEKLAEKGIKPGLTAVLVGEDPASQVYVRSKERQSAKLGFNSQVLRLDATTSQDELLKVVQDLNRDDMVHGILVQLPLPKHIDSQMIIETIDPNKDVDGFHPVSVGKLVLDLDGFVSCTPAGILEIMKYYKIETSGKHVVVVGRSNIVGKPMANLMIQKKDLGNATVTLVHTRTPDMGVHTRQADILIAAAGVPEFITEDMVKEGVVVIDVGINRVDDNSTEKGYRLVGDVDFANVSGKCAAITPVPGGVGPMTIAMLLSNTVKSAENSLK
- a CDS encoding ankyrin repeat domain-containing protein translates to MGQVMLYSQRQVALAAFIGTPAASAILMARNFRRFGKPEKSKTTIAIGIVVMLLEVLVAVFLPNGPFLGIIPFLAVATVQIWYGKTQKDTYLQMLEQEANKAGSSEVIGMGLIWLIPICALLLILNTIFPDNTVTSNDPFAENTDMLIQCAQKGQLLKLRFEYFKRKQFGEIENNVLEKALAEAIQNNHFEVCKYLLAKEVNVNNKTYHMETPLNLAIWKADDIIVNYLLEQGADVNLAGYQEATALQWAAEQGRISVVKDLLDRGAQINSRNFSYAFQDDLDPDTELNIVKLFLDHGIQTEDISIHSAIGRGRRIEILKLFLERGADPNSRDGFWKPVLHEAVQYGSLEQVKVLLEAGADTEAIFKYETPLDLAIKKGRKDVEDLLRAYGTK